In the genome of Persephonella sp. KM09-Lau-8, one region contains:
- the era gene encoding GTPase Era: MEENKNFKAGFVALIGRPNVGKSTIMNNILGTKLSIVSPKPQTTRMRILGVKHDKDAQIIFLDTPGVQKGKDLLTKVVMESAVGSMEEADVLVMIIEADKGWTKEDELILNNYIKKLNKPTILVINKIDKMQDKRLLLPLIEESSKKHDFVEIIPMSAIKGENLDRFVETLKKYLPESPPLFPEDQITDLPLRFYIAEIIREKIFHNTRQELPYSAAVEVESIEEKGNLIVINATIYVEKENHKGIIIGKKGQMLKKIGQQARQELEALLGKKVHLNLWVKVKPRWKEDIRLLKMLGYQYIS, translated from the coding sequence ATGGAAGAAAACAAAAATTTCAAAGCTGGCTTTGTGGCTTTAATAGGTAGGCCAAATGTTGGAAAATCAACAATTATGAACAATATACTGGGAACAAAGCTGTCTATTGTCAGTCCAAAACCCCAGACAACAAGAATGAGAATACTGGGGGTAAAACATGACAAAGACGCCCAGATTATTTTCCTGGACACTCCCGGCGTCCAGAAAGGAAAAGACCTGCTTACAAAGGTAGTTATGGAATCTGCTGTTGGCAGCATGGAAGAAGCCGATGTGCTGGTAATGATAATAGAAGCTGACAAAGGCTGGACTAAAGAGGATGAGCTGATATTGAATAACTATATCAAAAAGTTAAACAAGCCAACCATTCTGGTTATAAACAAAATAGATAAAATGCAGGACAAAAGGCTTCTACTTCCTCTTATAGAGGAAAGCAGCAAGAAGCATGATTTTGTAGAAATTATACCAATGTCTGCAATAAAAGGAGAAAATCTTGATAGATTTGTGGAAACTCTAAAAAAATATCTACCTGAATCTCCACCTTTATTCCCTGAAGACCAGATTACAGACCTACCCCTGAGATTTTATATAGCTGAAATTATCAGAGAAAAAATATTCCATAACACAAGACAGGAACTTCCTTATTCTGCTGCCGTTGAAGTGGAAAGCATCGAGGAAAAAGGAAATCTTATTGTAATTAACGCCACGATATACGTAGAAAAAGAAAATCACAAAGGAATTATCATAGGCAAAAAAGGACAGATGCTTAAGAAAATAGGACAGCAGGCGAGACAAGAGTTAGAAGCCTTACTGGGCAAAAAAGTTCATCTTAATTTATGGGTAAAAGTAAAACCAAGATGGAAGGAAGATATAAGACTCCTTAAAATGCTTGGATACCAGTATATTTCTTAA
- the truA gene encoding tRNA pseudouridine(38-40) synthase TruA, whose translation MSDKKKHNYKLTIRYIGTKYHGWQRQPNHITVQQVIEDNLQQLFKEKITLIASGRTDAGVHALGQVANFKTLSYRKPQEIYKYLNATLPRDIGIVSCEEVPLSFNARFSAKGKTYFYRIYTKPDPFLYGFGWYVSKRLNILKMQEALSLISKYRNLKSMAKKGEYLREEVDIRELFLKYDGTIIEIHITASHFLRYMVRKIVGHVVRVGTGSLSIDELKEILDAADPNRGIYIAPPEGLFLKEVYY comes from the coding sequence GTGTCAGATAAGAAAAAGCATAACTACAAACTTACAATCAGATATATCGGAACAAAATACCACGGCTGGCAAAGACAACCTAATCATATTACAGTGCAGCAGGTGATAGAGGACAATCTACAGCAGTTGTTTAAAGAAAAAATCACACTTATTGCTTCAGGTAGGACAGATGCAGGAGTTCACGCACTCGGCCAGGTTGCAAATTTTAAAACCCTTTCTTACAGAAAACCACAGGAGATATACAAATATCTAAATGCAACTCTACCTCGGGATATAGGAATAGTTTCCTGTGAGGAAGTTCCTCTATCTTTTAATGCAAGATTTAGTGCCAAAGGAAAAACATATTTTTACCGTATATATACAAAACCTGACCCATTTTTGTATGGATTTGGCTGGTATGTATCCAAAAGACTTAATATTCTTAAAATGCAGGAAGCTCTATCTCTAATATCAAAATACAGAAATTTAAAGAGTATGGCAAAAAAAGGAGAGTATCTGAGGGAAGAGGTTGATATAAGAGAATTATTTTTAAAATATGACGGAACAATTATTGAAATCCATATCACAGCTTCCCATTTTTTAAGATATATGGTCAGAAAAATTGTGGGACATGTAGTTCGGGTGGGGACTGGTTCGTTATCTATAGATGAACTAAAAGAAATATTAGATGCAGCTGACCCAAATAGAGGTATCTATATTGCCCCACCTGAAGGACTATTTCTAAAAGAAGTTTATTATTAA
- the recN gene encoding DNA repair protein RecN, whose protein sequence is MLSKIKIGKFLYIKDIELELTDGLNVFTGETGVGKSLIVDAISFVLGKKGKYSEGDYVELSFENVDNQYAEDGLLFLAREIKNGKSYYYVNGKRATLSTLKEASEGIIAIHGQHHQQALFNRKEHIKMLDKYAQIDSLLEKYRKLYREYKSLEKEEQELIQQQSNRLRELDILKYQLQELEEADLKEGEKQQLEEKYNYLSNILKIKEAVYNASWNLSEDENSVIEKLSEIIKELQKVSEFSKEIQNTLNALEEAKAILEDAGFSLSKIDLDYDQSSLEEIENRLNLINRLEIKYNTDEQGLIALKEEFKNRIEQLENLEFKLPQIQNQKEKIFQQVKSLAEEISQKRKTAAENFSKEITKHLKDLAMKEAVFTVEITEKPLDIDGKDSVIFKFSANKGFQPEPIDEVASGGEISRLSLAIKLIAGSDVSCMIFDEIDTGIGGKTALYMAEKLKKLSERYQVILITHLPQIAVYGDKHFYVEKLHKEDYTVASIKELDQKERIEEIARMLSGKKDTKSLQLAQELLNSVR, encoded by the coding sequence ATGCTGTCAAAAATCAAAATCGGAAAGTTTTTATACATAAAGGATATAGAGCTTGAGCTTACAGATGGCCTTAATGTGTTTACAGGAGAAACGGGAGTAGGTAAATCTCTAATAGTTGATGCTATATCGTTTGTTTTAGGAAAAAAAGGCAAATACTCTGAAGGGGATTATGTAGAGCTTAGCTTTGAAAATGTCGATAATCAGTATGCAGAAGATGGATTGTTGTTTTTAGCCAGAGAGATAAAAAACGGCAAAAGTTATTATTATGTAAATGGCAAAAGGGCAACTTTATCTACATTAAAAGAAGCTTCTGAAGGCATTATCGCAATCCACGGCCAGCATCATCAACAGGCTTTATTTAACCGTAAAGAACATATCAAAATGCTGGACAAATATGCTCAAATAGACAGTTTGCTTGAAAAATATAGAAAGCTTTACAGAGAGTACAAATCCCTTGAAAAAGAAGAGCAGGAACTTATCCAGCAACAATCAAATCGTTTAAGGGAACTGGATATACTTAAATACCAGCTTCAAGAACTGGAAGAGGCAGACCTGAAAGAAGGAGAAAAACAGCAACTTGAAGAGAAATATAACTATTTATCAAATATTTTGAAAATAAAAGAAGCAGTTTATAATGCCAGCTGGAATTTATCTGAGGATGAGAACTCTGTAATAGAGAAACTTTCAGAAATCATAAAAGAACTGCAAAAAGTATCGGAATTTTCAAAAGAGATACAAAATACCTTAAATGCTTTAGAAGAAGCAAAAGCAATTTTAGAAGATGCAGGATTTTCCCTATCAAAAATAGATCTTGATTATGACCAGTCTTCCCTTGAAGAGATAGAAAACAGACTAAATCTAATAAACAGACTTGAAATCAAATACAACACAGACGAACAAGGTCTTATTGCACTAAAAGAAGAATTTAAAAACAGGATTGAACAGCTTGAAAACCTTGAGTTTAAACTGCCTCAAATTCAAAACCAAAAGGAGAAAATATTCCAGCAAGTTAAATCACTTGCAGAAGAAATATCACAAAAGAGAAAAACCGCAGCTGAAAACTTTAGCAAAGAAATAACAAAGCACCTCAAAGATCTTGCAATGAAAGAGGCTGTTTTTACAGTTGAAATCACAGAAAAACCCCTTGATATAGATGGAAAAGACAGCGTAATATTCAAATTCTCCGCAAACAAAGGCTTCCAGCCTGAACCTATAGATGAGGTTGCCTCAGGAGGAGAGATTTCCCGTTTATCCCTTGCAATTAAGCTGATAGCCGGTAGTGATGTCAGTTGCATGATATTTGATGAGATAGACACAGGAATAGGTGGAAAAACAGCACTTTACATGGCAGAAAAACTAAAAAAACTCTCCGAAAGATATCAGGTAATACTGATAACCCATTTACCACAGATAGCCGTTTATGGAGACAAACATTTCTATGTGGAAAAACTCCACAAGGAGGATTATACTGTTGCTTCCATTAAAGAACTTGACCAGAAAGAAAGAATTGAGGAAATAGCAAGAATGCTTAGTGGTAAAAAAGATACAAAAAGTCTTCAACTGGCACAGGAGCTACTGAACAGTGTCAGATAA